The DNA sequence TTTGGTCAGCCCCTGTAACGGCTTGATGCCCTCGTCGGTCAGCGCGACGCGCCAGAGATTCAGTTTCTGCATTTCCTTCAGTCCCGAGAGGTGCTGCATACCGGGGTCGGAGAGCAGGCTGTTCTCGCTCAGGTCAAGTTCAACCAACTGTGGAATTTTCGCGAGGGCCGCCAGTCCTTCGTTGGAGATCTGATTTTGTGCCAGGCGGATTTTTTTCAGCTTGGGAAACGTGGTCAGTGTCTGCAACGCTTTGTCATCAATCAGTGTTTTCGCGAGGTAGATTTCTTCCAGTTTCTGAAGATCTTTCAACTGAGTCAGACCATCGTCGCTGACCCAGAGGAAGTCGAGCATCAGCGCTTTGAGGTTGGTCAGCTTGTTGATGTTCGGCATGGCTTCATCATCGATGTCTTCATTACCCGACAGACGCAGTGCCTTGAGCTTGGAGAGCCCCGTCAGGTAAGTGATCGACTTATTGGCTAATGAGCAGTCACGTGCATCCAGATTCTCCAATGATTTGACCTGCCCCACGAGTTCGAGGACCGCATCATTCAACGGTGTTTCATTGAACAGCAGCGATCGCAGTCGCGTTAACTGGGTGATCGCCTCGAGTGTTTTGGCATCATCGATTACGGTGCCGCGCAGATTGACTTCGATGACATAGCCGTCTTTATCCAGTTTCAGTTTCGCACCAGCGGCTTTGAGGGATTCAGCCGCTTTGAGCTCACTCTCGGGCACGCTGGCTTCCGGTGTCTCTTGAGTCGCCTGTTCGGTTGGTGCTGTTTCTTGGGAGGCCGGCTTCT is a window from the Gimesia benthica genome containing:
- a CDS encoding leucine-rich repeat domain-containing protein; the encoded protein is MKPIREAMILVCCLTLINGCAKQGEVEKPASQETAPTEQATQETPEASVPESELKAAESLKAAGAKLKLDKDGYVIEVNLRGTVIDDAKTLEAITQLTRLRSLLFNETPLNDAVLELVGQVKSLENLDARDCSLANKSITYLTGLSKLKALRLSGNEDIDDEAMPNINKLTNLKALMLDFLWVSDDGLTQLKDLQKLEEIYLAKTLIDDKALQTLTTFPKLKKIRLAQNQISNEGLAALAKIPQLVELDLSENSLLSDPGMQHLSGLKEMQKLNLWRVALTDEGIKPLQGLTKMKWLNLDNTQVTDAGLKYLKDMHQLEFLHLGSTPVSDAGLPALEGLTSLKELTVTRTAVSEAGVKELKKKLPNTRIQLKYIPGE